A single Musa acuminata AAA Group cultivar baxijiao chromosome BXJ2-1, Cavendish_Baxijiao_AAA, whole genome shotgun sequence DNA region contains:
- the LOC135598321 gene encoding glutathione reductase, cytosolic-like has translation MARKMLIDGELGQTIEEEKQYDFDLFVIGAGSGGVRASRTSASFGAKVAICELPFHPISSEVIGGIGGTCVIRGCVPKKILVYGAQFRGEFEDCRNFGWELSDQVDFNWKKLLHNKTQEITRLNGIYKRLLSNAGVTMFEGEGKLIDAHLVEVTQADGTTKQYSAKHILIATGSRAQRVNIPGEELAITSDEALSLDELPKRAVILGGGYIAVEFASIWRGLGAEVDLFYRKELPLRGFDDEMRAVVAKNLEGRGIRLHPGTNLSELRNGEDGIRVLTDHGDEITADVVLFATGRLPNTKRLNLQAVGVEVDKTGAIKVDEYSRTTVPNIWAVGDVTNRMNLTPVALMEGTCFSKTVFGGQPTKPDYISIPCAVFCIPPLSVVGLSEQQALEQAKSDILVYTSSFNPMKNTISGRQEKTIMKLIVDSETDKVLGASMCGPDAPEIMQGLAVALKCGATKAQFDSTVGIHPSAAEEFVTMRSITRRVAAGAKP, from the exons ATGGCGCGGAAGATGCTGATTGATGGAGAGCTCGGCCAGACCATAGAAGAAGAGAAACAGTATGATTTCGACCTCTTTGTCATCGGGGCTGGAAGCGGCGGCGTTCGAGCTTCTCGGACTTCTGCTTCCTTTGGAGCCAAG GTTGCCATTTGTGAGCTTCCTTTTCATCCCATCAGCTCGGAAGTCATTGGAGGAATTGGTGGAAC GTGTGTTATACGTGGATGTGTCCCTAAAAAGATTCTGGTTTATGGTGCACAGTTTAGAGGTGAATTTGAG GATTGTAGAAATTTTGGGTGGGAGCTCAGTGATCAAGTTGACTTTAATTGGAAAAAACTTTTGCACAATAAG ACACAGGAAATCACTCGGTTAAATGGAATATACAAGAGGTTATTATCAAATGCTGGTGTAACAATGTTTGAAGGAGAGGGCAAGCTGATAGATGCTCATTTAGTAGAAGTGACGCAGGCGGATGGTACAACGAAGCAGTATTCAGCAAAGCATATATTGATTGCCACTGGTAGTCGTGCTCAGCGTGTAAATATTCCAGGAGAG GAATTGGCTATTACTTCTGATGAGGCATTAAGCCTAGATGAGTTACCAAAACGTGCCGTGATACTTGGTGGAGG ATATATTGCTGTTGAATTTGCTTCTATATGGCGAGGCTTGGGTGCAGAAGTAGACTTATTTTACCGCAAGGAATTGCCTTTAAG gggttttgatgatgaaatgcGAGCTGTTGTTGCAAAAAACCTTGAAGGAAGGGGCATAAGATTGCACCCAGGAACAAATTTATCTGAG TTGCGGAATGGTGAAGATGGCATAAGAGTTCTGACTGACCATGGAGATGAAATTACTGCAGATGTTGTCTTATTTGCAACAG GTCGGCTTCCAAACACAAAAAGGTTGAATTTGCAGGCTGTTGGTGTTGAGGTTGATAAAACTGGAGCTATCAAG GTAGATGAATATTCTCGCACGACAGTTCCCAACATATGGGCTGTTGGTGATGTTACAAACCGGATGAATCTGACTCCTGTGGCATTAATGGAAGGAACTTGCTTTTCC AAAACTGTTTTTGGTGGACAGCCAACTAAACCTGATTACATTAGCATACCCTGTGCTGTGTTTTG CATTCCACCACTTTCAGTAGTAGGTCTCAGCGAGCAGCAGGCTCTGGAACAAGCAAAgagtgatattctcgtttacacatCTTCGTTTAATCCTATGAAGAACACTATCTCTGG aaggcaagaaAAGACAATCATGAAGCTCATCGTTGATTCTGAGactgataaagtacttggtgcatCCATGTGTGGACCAGATGCACCTGAAATTATGCAG GGTCTTGCAGTCGCACTCAAATGCGGAGCAACTAAAGCACAATTTGATAGCACA GTGGGAATCCATCCTTCAGCTGCTGAAGAGTTTGTAACCATGCGGTCCATCACAAGACGCGTCGCAGCTGGAGCTAAACCATAG
- the LOC135597985 gene encoding 3-ketoacyl-CoA synthase 12-like: protein MEILQLFSMVLLLCSFSSLLWVVFGRWRYRNCYLLEYVCFKASDDRKISTELSGDIVERNKRLGFPEYKFLLKVIVNSGIGEDTYGPRNIVEGREECPTHDDGLSEMDDFMNTTLDELFRKTGFSPEDIDVLVVNVSMFSPAPSLASRIVRRYKMREDVKVFNLSGMGCSASLIAVDLVNSIFKTRGRTLAVVVASESIGPNWYCGSDKSMMLGNCLFRSGGCSMLLSNDPSLQHRAKMSLKCLVRTHIGANNDAHNCAAQKEDDGGLVGFYLGRDLPKAAVRAFSENLQRLLPKVLPVRELILYAARAARQRLRRSKADAAAAAARVNFKAGVDHFCLHPGGSAVIEGVGRSLGLSNYDLEPARMTLHRWGNTSASSLWYVLAYMEAKKRLKKRDRLLMVTFGAGFKCNSCMWEVSRDLQDEGVWEDCIHGYPPETLVNPYMEKYGWVNSNE, encoded by the coding sequence ATGGAGATCCTGCAACTGTTCTCCATGGTCCTCCTGCTCTGCTCTTTCTCGTCTCTTTTATGGGTCGTCTTCGGCCGGTGGAGATACCGCAACTGCTACCTCCTTGAATACGTGTGCTTCAAGGCGTCGGACGACCGCAAGATCTCGACCGAGCTCAGCGGCGACATTGTCGAGAGGAACAAGAGGCTGGGGTTCCCCGAGTACAAGTTCCTCCTCAAGGTCATCGTCAACTCCGGCATCGGCGAGGACACCTACGGCCCCAGGAACATCGTGGAAGGCCGCGAGGAGTGCCCGACCCACGACGACGGCTTGTCGGAGATGGACGACTTCATGAACACCACCCTCGACGAGCTCTTCCGCAAGACCGGCTTCTCCCCTGAGGACATCGACGTGCTGGTGGTCAACGTGTCCATGTTCTCCCCGGCGCCCTCCCTGGCGTCCAGGATCGTCCGCAGGTACAAGATGCGGGAGGACGTTAAGGTGTTCAACCTGTCGGGGATGGGGTGCAGCGCCAGCCTCATCGCCGTCGACCTCGTCAACAGCATCTTCAAGACGCGGGGGAGGACGCTCGCCGTCGTCGTGGCGTCCGAGTCCATCGGCCCCAACTGGTACTGCGGCAGCGACAAGTCCATGATGCTCGGGAACTGCCTCTTCCGTTCCGGCGGCTGCTCCATGCTGCTCTCTAACGACCCGTCGCTGCAGCACCGGGCCAAGATGAGTTTGAAGTGCCTGGTTCGAACGCACATCGGAGCGAACAACGACGCCCACAACTGCGCGGCCCAGAAGGAGGACGACGGCGGCCTCGTCGGCTTCTACCTCGGCAGGGACCTCCCCAAGGCGGCAGTGCGCGCCTTCTCGGAGAACCTCCAGCGGCTGCTGCCGAAGGTGCTGCCCGTGAGGGAGCTCATCCTCTACGCCGCCCGGGCCGCGCGGCAGAGGCTGCGGCGTTCCAAGGCGgacgcagcagcggcggcggccagGGTGAACTTCAAAGCTGGCGTCGACCACTTCTGCCTCCACCCGGGGGGGTCGGCGGTGATCGAAGGTGTAGGAAGGAGCCTGGGGCTGTCCAACTACGACCTGGAGCCAGCGAGGATGACGCTGCACCGGTGGGGGAACACGTCGGCCAGCAGCCTGTGGTACGTGCTGGCCTACATGGAGGCCAAGAAGAGGCTGAAGAAAAGGGACCGGCTACTGATGGTCACCTTCGGCGCAGGGTTCAAGTGCAACAGTTGCATGTGGGAGGTGAGCAGGGACTTGCAGGACGAGGGCGTTTGGGAGGACTGCATCCATGGCTACCCACCAGAAACCCTAGTCAACCCGTACATGGAAAAGTATGGGTGGGTCAATAGTAATGAGTAA